The following are from one region of the Nicotiana tabacum cultivar K326 chromosome 3, ASM71507v2, whole genome shotgun sequence genome:
- the LOC142177954 gene encoding uncharacterized protein LOC142177954 has product MSSMEQSLKNMQGLSGQKSVSYVDLCMLPHVHLPLGFKTPKFEKHGRHRDPIAHLKWYCNQLRGAGGKKELLMVYFRESLVGIASEWYMDQDISRWHIWDDLARDFVRQFQYNIDIAPDRNSLSNLKKKSVESFREYVVKWNEQAPRVKPPMDETEMVSVFLQAQEANYFQNMMSAIGKPFAEAIKIGEMVENGLKIGRILSQYAIRATSQAIQGRSGGVAN; this is encoded by the coding sequence ATGAGTAGCATGGAGCAGAGTCTAAAAAATATGCAGGGCTTGAGTGGGCAAAAGAGCGTATCCTATGTTGATTTGTGTATGTTACCGCACGTGCATTTACCcctgggtttcaaaaccccaaagtttgaaaAGCATGGCAGGCATagggatcccatagcccaccttaAGTGGTactgcaatcaactgagaggagcaggtggaaaaaAGGAGCTTCTCATGGTTTATTTTAGAGAAAGCTTGGTCGGCATTGCTTCTGAATGGTACATGGATCAGGATATATCTCGTTGGCATATTTGGGATGATCTGGCTCGAGATTTTGTTAGGCAATttcagtataacatcgacatagCTCCTGATAGGAATTCGTTGtcgaatctcaagaagaagtccgtggaaagcttccgagagtatGTTGTCAAATGGAATGAACAAGCACCCAGAGTCAAGCCTCCAATGGATGAAACAGAGATGGTTAGTGTTTTtcttcaagcccaagaggctaattattttcagaatatgATGTCCGCGATTGGGAAACCATTTGCCGAGGCCATCAAAATTGGTGAAATGGTCGAGAATGGTCTAAAAATAGGGCGCATATTGAGTCAATATGCTATAAGGGCTACCTCCCAAGCAATTCAAGGCAGGTCTGGAGGTGTAGCGAATTGA